In the Actinomycetota bacterium genome, one interval contains:
- a CDS encoding SRPBCC family protein → MASVIKTGWPVTLEMSETMPGPPAVVWRLITDWEHQGDWMLEASDFVVLSEHREGVGVEAEATVKIGGISTRDRVRITAWEPEKHLGIAHEGWVSGVGDIFLTKLGGERTHLYWREELYPPVGVAGAVGMTAFKPIMYRIFKRDLRVLAALVRAATHH, encoded by the coding sequence ATGGCAAGCGTCATCAAGACCGGGTGGCCGGTGACCCTCGAGATGTCCGAGACGATGCCCGGCCCCCCCGCGGTCGTGTGGCGTCTCATTACGGATTGGGAGCACCAGGGGGACTGGATGCTGGAGGCCTCGGATTTCGTGGTGCTCTCGGAGCACCGCGAGGGCGTCGGCGTTGAGGCCGAGGCGACCGTGAAGATCGGGGGGATCAGCACCCGCGACCGCGTGAGGATCACTGCCTGGGAGCCGGAGAAGCACCTCGGCATCGCCCACGAGGGCTGGGTCTCGGGCGTCGGCGACATCTTCCTTACGAAGCTGGGCGGCGAGCGGACCCACCTCTACTGGCGCGAGGAGCTCTACCCGCCAGTCGGGGTCGCGGGGGCCGTCGGCATGACCGCTTTCAAGCCGATCATGTACCGGATCTTCAAGAGAGACCTACGGGTCCTAGCGGCCTTGGTCCGCGCCGCCACGCACCACTGA